TTTTAATATGTGAATTTTATGTTGCTTCTCGTTTGCCTGTTCCATTTTCAGCGAAAATCAGTTCATCGCCTTCAATATACCGAATTGTTATTTTGAATATACGAGTGTTGCTCTGGGAAAAAGgtgttcaatgcatgtgtgtctcGTATTAATTTGTTCAgacagaacaggctaatcagggacgacactttccgttgttatgttattttctcgttttaaggaagtcttttcCTGGTGAAAGTCCAATAAAGAccgaaactgtcgtccctgattagtcacatgcacatgctaatctaagacgacatttagcgcacatgcattaaacaccgtctTCGTAGAGCGAGGCTTAATTTCTTATGTTTCCTCAGACTGTGTGATCCCATCGAGTTCGCAGTTTAGCAGGGCTTCTTATCGGCGGTATCACGGGCGGACTGCTTCCGGAAAGACTATCTACGACGCCGGAGAGCGGCTTATTGTCGGCACGTGGATCCGGGTGGTATGTAACAAGGACCGTCAAGGGGATGCTGTTTTAAAAGTCAGCAATCATTTGTGCAGCGCCGGAAATTGGAGCCCAGCACTTCCGGTTTGCCAAGGTATATATATGTTGGACAATGTGTTTTGTAAAGCATTATTTGAATAAtcatttgtgttttcattttagaTCTGTATCTTTTGGGTGGTATAAATCATTCTCGAAATAAACCAGCTAAATGGATTACAAACATCAACAATATCCACAAAAAAGCAATACAATACATAATTGTaggtttttatatataaaaatgtattcacataATATCATCTGTATCACTTAATTTTCACCAAGTTGTaagtaaatatatgtgtttactgaaacaatataacaattaataatttagcctcgctctggggttaacggagtttaatgcatgtacgtcaagtgtcgtcACAGTTTATAATAGTTCGCACATTCTAATAGGTACGAAACTGTCTGCTTTaagtggattttcgctaagaaatgACTTCCCTGaagcgaaaaatacaataaaagcagaaagtgtcgtccatgaggAGCCTgtacggacgacactttacgcacgtgaatTTAGCCCCGTTTGCACATAGCACGGCTCATTTTTAGAGTATGCACGTTGCGGAGCACCCCATAGGGTTGAGAATGCGACAGCGTCCGAAAGAATCACGCCCTACATAACCTTTCCCCACCAGACTGTTGTACATTACAAATGTAATGCAGGCTTCGATAAGCGTGGAACGATAGCGTACGTGAAGTGCGTTGACGGCGAATGGACGTCAGCCGACGTCATTTGCGTTGATAGGACAACGATAACGTCGGAGAAAAAAGAGAATACAGAAATAACTACTCAAAATAGTATGTTGATCACAATATAGGTCAAAGTGATCTAGATATCAATCAAGTTTGCTGTCAACACAAATATTGTGAAATTTCAATTTTGAGAAAGTATTGTATTTCGTAACTAGaataaaaaagatatataaatCACACGAAaaagagaaatttatttattaattgaaagAACAAGCGTATTTATCGTATATTTATAATACGAAtatttgaatgttaattttttaatACTGTTGTAAATAAGCACTAATGCTTTTCAAATTAGTCGATTtacttttaaataactttttaaagaaaataaaaaaaaattcacatacAATATAGTTTGTTATTTAATTGGAAGAGTTTGTTTTGTACGTTTTAAATCAAATGCACGGTTTAACTGTATTTAGGacgaaaacatattttataaatcataaCATGTATTCACAGAACAAAAatgacgtgtttttttttcaacatcatCTCAAATGCAGCATTTGTGTTGAACTATTCattcattgatttatttaataaagtCACTATTGTAATTATTGCATTTATCAGATGTTCGCATCCCAATAACTACCGCCAGGACGATACCATTGTGTATAGAACCAGACATCTCACACGGCAAGCTCGTGAAGAACGTCACTTCCGGTTACTATGACGTCATATGTGACGTAGGCTTTAAAGTAATATCACCGAAAAGTATCAGATGCTTGAGAGGAGTTTGGAGCGAGCCGATACCGCAGTGTGATATACGTAAGTGAAAAGTTTCGAGACCTCCTTGCAATTGTATAATCTTGTTACTGAGGTCCAGGAATGAGACAGAACAACAAACTGTTCATTCTTACTATTTCTTACAGTTTGTAGTTCAACTAAGTTTCAGAGGTAACCATGATCAGATACATTCtgtcaataaaaacaataataagcaTGAAATAGCATTTCGTCACATCCGATTGTATTATCAAAGTGTTTAGCGAACATTCGTTTGTAGGTAAAGACAGAATTATCTGTACGTATTCAGTCATCTGTAAGAAAATACCAAATTGTTTCGTTTACATACATTATGCAGATCTGTTCCAGTGTTCATACGGTACAGAATCTGTAACacataacaataattattataataacatataaccgctattatattttaaatagtttacaaaaattattgcTGTCACTGTCATGAATGAACACTGTTCTATATTAATTGGTTATATGATTATAAGGtataactttattattttttaattaatataccaGTGCGCTGCCCACAGTTGAGTGCCAATTTCACACTATATCAATCACGTCGATATTCAACCAGAACAGGGTCCGGTTATGCACAGCCCGTCGGTCGGGCATTGAACTCTGGACTCCCCCATGGTGCGGCGGTGAAGATAAATTGCGGTGACGACGCATACCCAACACTCGGAGTTGAAAGGGCATGGTGTCACGAGGGCCGTTGGTTGCCAAGGGAACCTATCTGCAAAAGTAAGTAAACCATTCAATCAATGATATCATAAATATGAATGTGTGTAATTCATATTGTTAGAAGAATATTTACTTCAATTCTGAATATGGAAAGCTTACACTTTACAGTGCTGGGTAATGTATGAACGTGAATGTCATTACAATAATATGGTAGTactgaaatacaaatattatacatatttgtatatGAAAAATGAGTTTGAGCTTTTGAACGATATATTCATGAAATGCCATAAATTTATTGTATTTCTTGGACGTTTATTGGATGGAAATGATTACCCCACTATTGTCTCatcttttaaacattcaaattgaCAGTAATGTTTAAAGATCTTATGAATGCTTTTTTATGTTTGACTTAAACTGAATAACTCTGCATACCATAAAACCATTCTAGAACCACATGTTTGCATATTTAGAACACTATGCTCCAATTTAGAACAGTATACTCCTAAAGGACAACAATGTAGACAATTTTCACGATATATATTTTTCTGGTTGctattttcatatttcttttaaatgagtCCATCTATGTTGCAGTCACTCGGATTTTGATCCGCCTGTTGTTTCATCCCAGCGTAATATATCGAAATCTGATACACTGTAAACTAGTTCGCAGGCGTATTAATGTTTCTGATAATAGCTGATAATGCTTTCTGTAAACTATATTCTCACGCAGGCTTGGagcttaaaatgtgttttaaattcaTTTCATAAATCTCATTTCATTATCGCCTGTTTCAGAGTATTGCGCCCGGCCGGCGTCTGTGAATCTCAATGATGCAAATACACAACTACTTCCGGTTCCGAAACTCGTGATGGACGGTGTCAGTGTAACACAGACTTGCGCGGACGGAAATACCCGGATGAACTATTGCGCCGACGGAAGTTGGCTCCATGGTTTCCTACCATGTCTGTAAAGTGGCTTACTACCGTACGACGATATCGCCATTGATGGAAACCGGAAATAACTGACTAACGCATTTGCTTCGAAACTGTAAACGGTAAAATATCCTCATTGAATGAGAGATTAGATTGAGTGTGAAGTATAGAAAACTCAAAGTTTTTTCCACCTCAGAAATGTCATTTTCAGATATTGTTTTTaccctttgttttctgaaatgtaaaataatagacTACTGTGATGCCAGGTAAACGAAAACTCGAAGTTTAAACATGAAGaacgttttgaaaataattattttatacaagCAAACACAGTATTAATAGGCAGCCAccttaaaaatatgtatgttctGCACTCTGATTGTAGGTACATGAAAACAAAAGGGACAAATATGCGTTTGTTTGGTGAGACAAATTTTAGATAGTTTGTGACATCGCGTTTGTGTTTATAGGATACAGAGTCCACGGCTATAGCTATAATTCAAAACATTGTTAATTATTGCAAATAGTATGTATACTTTTCATATGATATATTCACAaagtttgtaatacattttttattaatacaatACGGAAAAATGTACTTTGTTTATCTTTATACTTAAGCATGAAGTGCATATTGCGAGCTTTTGTGATTAATCTATGTCCGGCGGTGGCTGCTGGCTAGAGTGTTCATCCAAAGTTCACGAAACTTAAACAGAATGATTATTTTGTAAATCTACATTCATGACTTAATATAAGTGAAAcatggtcagattgtttatcttgacattatctaggtcaagttcagaATAATGTTAATAgagttgtttaccctcgggacttcggttaaaaaccattttccgagcacactgcttaacataaaaactATGCGGTAAAAAGGTCGTATACGGCCatatggtcagcccgattttaTTGGGCTTAACCATGTATACATAAGggtactttgcagtgttggtgcggtgcttttACAACAATATAATCATCTAAAAATTTAGTTACGTATAATTGTTACAAAGTTCAAATTAGGTCACCATGTTGATAAAAAATTGGTCAACCTGCCGAATGACTGGTCAGAGCGATTATTTTTTCGTATTGATGTGTTGAATTATGCGTGACAGACAAACAATTCGAAACATATATTGAATTCGTCaatgcttatttatttaaaaaaataataatagtttcCGGTCGAAACAAATCATTTGGATTCATCGACCCGAAAATAAAGACAGTACAGCTTCAACTGGTTCGTCTAATCAAAGAATTTACATCACTTGAGATAAGTCATAAAATGTGCACATAGTGAACCATCAAATGCCCAATTATAGGCGCACGGCCCAGCTATGATGTATGTTTCTGACTAATTATTTATTAATCAGAATCAACTTTAATACTGAAGCAATCTTTGATTCTGCGTTATGTGGGGTCAACCTCAATAGTAAAGCAATCTTTGATtctgggtcaagtggggtcaaccttatttacaatgtataataTTGAAGCAATCTTTGATTCTGTGTCAAGTCGAGCCAACCTTACTATTGAAGCAATCGTTGAGTCTCTGTCACGTGGGGTCAACCTTAATATTGAAGCAATATTTGATTCTGTGTCCAGTGGGTCAATCTTAATATTGTAGCAATCTTTGATTCTGTGTCAAGTGGGGTCAACCTTATATAATATTGAAGCAATGTTTGATTCTGTTCCAAGTCGTGCCAACCTTAATATTGAAGCAATCTTTGATTCTGTGTCAAGTGGGTCAACCTTGATATTGAAGCAATCTTTGATTCTGTGCCAAGTCGTGCCAACCTTAATATTGAAGCAATCTTTGATTCTGTGTCAAGTGGGGTCAACCTTAATATTGAAGCAATCGTTGATTCTGTCTCAAGTGGGGTCAATCTTATTTTCAGCGGTTGTCTCAAAAATGTTTTGAACCATCACAATCAGCGTTGCGTGCTATTCTGCTGTAAAGCATCTGTCAAGCAGGCagttgaaaaaaagaagaaataattaCAAATTGCAGTTAGTGTGTATTTTGTGATGGTCAAATAATAGTATAAAATTCTTAttcaatttaattgtatttgGAGATAAACGTCCAATAAATTATCTACAGTGTATATTTAACTAGTTCTAAATGAGCAGTCTAGAATTGAATCCGTTGTGCATGTGGatattatcagatttgattgtatgctttccggtggtatatataaaaagatcagtgaattaaaactgataattcagtatttcaaacagtgaaaaataacagtaaacGTTATCGATAATTATCATTGTTTTCCCTGATTGTTtttggcaaaaatacaaaaataatcatttgtagcATAcaataacaagaggcccatgatggcctgaatcgctctactgctataaacacagtgcaagtttggaaagaataagatggaaactgtgtacttaatcgcgcaaacacggagaattttctcaaattcaaggggagattattgtgtacttatctctccgatactgctcatattcaatagggttcaagtcctcattgatataaagatactgtgcacatttggaaataattggatgaaaactgtggaattaattgcgtaaacaagtgggatttcaaaattttctcatattcaaggggaagtcattctggacttattgcttcgatatcgctctttttaaacaagagctgtcagaggacagcgcgctcgactaatcgagtgtttgacagtataacgtaagccatcatggggaaatttatgaataatttatgagacgatctttcaaaaataaaaaaggatttttttttatttatttaggggtggggtagggggttgagaggagggtataatgtggggtgtggtcatttattagatgatctttcaaaaataaaaaaataaaacaatttttttttggggggggggggtggggcactgattctgggttggggctaggggtattgtttgggtggaatccattgtagtattcaggtaagtgttgttttttcaaagtattaataaaaaaaaaatagtttgggGTGGGGTAAGGGgttgaaaggggggtataatggtataatgtggggtgtggtcatttataagattatttttcaaaaataaataaaggaaaacacaaatatttttttttttggggggggggggaggggattctgggTTGGAGCGTTGGGTATTGTttgagtggaatccattgtggtattaaggttagtgttgttttgtcaaagtattaaaaaaatctaatcataaataaaatagttatggcaatgtaactaaagtaatatgcatattgtaaatggaaaaggggccataattcttacaaaatgcttgatacagttgtctgctcttgtttatagatcgttgtcatgttggtaaaggagtttgcaaaatatgaaagcaaaatgtcaagggactgTGCAAGTTTGctaagaattggatgaaaattatggactttatcacataaaaaactgcattttcatttttcttaaattCAAGGGGAGACAATTCTGGAATTATTACTCcgatattgataattttcaatagggtttgactcatcattcagataaagacactgtgcaagttgggaaataatttgatgaaaacagtggactttattgcgtaaacaagcctttgttcacaattttctcaaattcaaggggagataattctgaactttttactctgatgtaatccattttcaatagggttcgagtcctcattaatattaagacattgaacaagtttgaaaagaataggatcaaaactgtggactttatcgcgtaaacaagaacaAGTCTTacgcacggacagacggaaaCCACGCCGTCCCATAATCTCTTCTGGCCTTTGACCAGAAGAGttaaaaactaataaaatgtgttggattcgttCAAATATCGACATTGATTCACTCGCGATCgtagaaaaatatgttttcactcgtggctgGGTCACTCATggaaatattttttctatgattactcgtgatttaaagggatcttttcacgctttggtaaattgacaaaattgaaaaaagttgtttcagattcgtaagttttcgtttaagttatgatatttgtgaggaaacagtaatactgaacattaaccttgctctaatatagccattatatgcatcttttgacgattttaaaacctaaaaattataatgcgttgcaacgcgaaacgattgaataatttggagagttctgtttttgtcgttaaattttgtgaaactacgaagattgcttatataaggtataaaatacgtcaagactgtgtactcggcggaatagctcagtaggctaaagcgtttttacttcaggactccggcaggactccaggggtcactggttcgaaacctgctccgggcaatgttcttttcctttttttattttttttcttgattttttactggagcttttacgatccaatgtttacatttatcaatataaagcatttaataaataagttaaaaaaatgccaaaatctgtgaaaaggcccctttaaaatcgatattccaccaaatccaacaaagaTCCTCTTTATTGTTTATAGTATCAAGTGAGCCGCATTCTATTTAAACTAAGCTTAATGCGaatgctgaaagtgtcgtcccagtcagCAGagaaaatcagggacgacactttccgctttcgcggaatttttctttaaattgaaataccctctgaacaaaaatccagtgttgTGCGggctgcgcaggctaatctggaatgacgctcaggcattaagcccagtttacataaaacgaggctcatattatCAAGTATTTGTCttaattataatttgtttgaAACCTTTCCCTACAGAAAATGGTTTTGCTGTGAATCAATGAAAATGCATGTCAATCGTTCAACATTATGaagtataataaaaacataatgttGTCATAGGTCATATACCAAAAAGTATTGTTCGTATGTAATCTGCCTCATTTTATGTAATTACTTCGCATAtagtaaatatgtacatttatttttgtgaGTGGTGACAAATGTGTGTTTTCTTCAATGTATCCACCCATGTTTATATTATGGAGTAGGTCATTAATATGTGAAATATgaattgtcatcatcatcatcatcatcatcatcatcatcatcattatcagcagcagcagtagcagcagcagcagcttcacaatcatcatcatcatcatcatcatcatcatcatcatcatcatcatcataatcatcatcatcatcatcatcatcatcatcatcatcatcatcatcatcatcatcatcatcatcatcatcatcatcatcatcatcatcatcatcatcatcatcatcatcatcatcatcatcatcatcatcatcatcatcatcatcaatatcatcgtcatcatcgtcatcatcatcatcatcatcatcatcatcatcatcatcatcatcatcatcatcatcatcatcatcatcatcatcatcatcatcatcatcatcatcatcatcatcatcatcataatcatcatcatcatcattagcatcatcaccgtcatcatcattagcatcatcattagcggcaacagcagcagcagcagcatcattgttattattaagattatgttgatgttgatgatgatttcgCTTGGAATATCAAATCCGCTTGTTTTCTTTTCAACTGATTTCCCAGTGTGAAAGATATCTGGCGTCTTCATGTTAATGACACACGTTTGTCCTACAACATTCATTGCATTTCTGGGTTGGGGACACTAATCATTCTAATAACATTATTGTTGACTCGTTATGTATTCAATGATGTGTGTGCTTGTTAAATGCTTAATGCAGAACGCTGTTCTGGTGAATAATAAATATTCGGATAAGAATCGAGACTTAAAACAGAatcatatacataatacaatgaAAATCCTTTTAAAGATACTTGTTGCCATATTgtcataaaaatgtcatttatatgGTATATGTAATTCATTATGCAATTAtatatgaaccgtgctctgtgaaaagggggtttaatgcctgtgcgtaaagtgtcgtcccatataagcctgtgcagtccgcacaagctgatcaatgacgacacttttcgtctgaactagattttgctaagaagagacattctttaaacgaaaaatatcatacaagcggaaagtgtcgtccctgattagactgtgcggattgcacaggctaatctgggacaacactttacgcacatgcattaaacccccttttcgcataGGACGATTCATAAATAATTGCATAATTAATTACATATACTATATAAATACTATCAATACTAAATTTCAAAAGCTGTATAAAGAATGTACATATCATAGCTTGCCTGAGTTTGGTTCAGTTTTACGAATAACGCATTTACCGACTTTGATATTTTTCGCAGGAATAAATCaattttaatgatttaatcattattttgtttagtAATGTGTTAACAGTGCTAAATAACGTATTCACAGTGTTGTTATGTTTGTAGTGATATTGGTAGTAAGCTGATGTAGTTTACCGGTACGTATACAAGTATACGGATATCTTGATATATTCGTAAACTGGATGCCGTTATCCGAATACTGATTTCGGATACGATTCCCATACCTAAACTAAATCTTGAAATAGACTTAAAGGTCTATTAACCGATGTGCTTATCGTTATAGAAACATATTTTGAGGTAACAAGTATTTACCACAGTGACTAAGTATTTCGtaatagaaaataatttaataatttaggtCGCTCATATTTATAATTGAGCACATTATCTCGTAATATCAGCCAATATACACATTGTAACTCCTTTTTATAAGTGGACATTCAAGAGACTAAAAGTATTAATAGTGCAAATTAAATTATAGCTAGtgtataataaatgttattttgagCATGTGCATACTCTAAAATTGTAGTATGCGGaaatatgataaaatgagaaaatAATTGAGAAATATTAACTTGTTCGATCGGTATATCAGTCTTTCTCAATCGATAAACCTACCGAAAGCAATGTTTGTATCATTGAAATCGGAGTAATCCGACCAAGAGATATACCGCAACATTTCTGGTTCAAGAGTAAACGAAATGTTGCGAATTTCGATCTGGACTGatggaaaaataaatacaacagagACTGCTGACGAATAACACATTCATGTTCCgtttattaaattattgtattCATGAATAAGTATGCCATAGTCAAACATCATATGACCTCTTAACAATGCCACGGTACACTGTATGAGCGCCAATCCATGATTTAACTAAAGGCATTACTTGACAGAGCCTAGGTTAATTATTAATACGCCCCTGAACTGATTAAGTCCTTGAGTCGGACAGTTTTATCTTTTAAGTTTGTAAACATGGGTTCTATTTGACTTTGAAGTTTGTAAAGATGGGTTCTATTTGACGATGCACTTGAACAGATATAAATAACTTCTGGTGATGATACATTCAGAATGTTATTATTGATTGACTTTTTACTATCGGCATTTTAGCTAGATCCTTTTCCAAAGCATTCACTAATCACTTTATATCAAAAAGTAGATTATCCTGTAATTATACACTACTATGttcagtgtttattttatttaaaaggttTCACAGTAAAATATGAGTAATAATTCAAATAGCCCTTTAGACGAACGCAATGTGTACTTATGGCGAACAATTTTTCCTACTGTAAGATGCATACGGATGGGGATTAACCGCATATTTATTCCAATTCACATAACTCAATGTATACAGAACTACTTAGCTTTTTTTTGTACTTTTCTGTGTCAATACTAATGCTACATATGGTACTATTTTTTGTAATGTTCAAAAAGACATACTAGAATAGAACTGGCCATGTAATTTGAACGCTTTTAAGAAAActtattttagtaaaaaaaatataatcttaTAATTTCAACACATGGCTGTAActgtaattatttaaattgttaaaaaccTAAGAAAATAAGCTTGTAACCAAACGACTTTGAACAAGAGGGCGTGGGCACTCAGATGCTCACATGAGACTTAAAACAACTCAATTATTCTGAGAAGATGGAGCTCAGAATAATGCAAGTACTTTTCTAAACATAAATATCTAATGTGCATACACATTTTCATTTTGGAACTCATTATACATGTTTGACCCCGTATCATAAAGATTCTACTTGATATTTGACTTCTGGAGTGTTACAAGCTTGTTCACGTAGTGACCTATGTTTTTACTTGACAAGACCGAGTTTGAAATAAGCCAAATTTGTCATTagggcaaatgttctgaccaagtttcataaagatttgactaAAGCTGTAACTTCTATAGTGTAAAAAAGGTATCACGATAGCCATACAAGACCCCATGTCACCATATTTGATCAACAGGATGGTACCATATGCGAAGTCCTCTgaaatatcaatagaacaaatatATGAAAAAGTTTAAGATTGATTGGGAAAATAATGGCTTTTAGAGTgttgttaacaagcttttttaatttgacctggtgaccaactTTTGACCTTACGTAATCCAGTTTGAAACTCAGCCGATATttcattgggacacatgttctaactcagtttcataaagattggaaaaaaTCGTGGCCAATAGAGTGTTAACGATGATGATACAattagccaaattaggaaaactgaccggccccctggcggacatgtttttcaacgcaTCGGAATGAATTTCCTATTTGGCcgagatatcattacaacaaaatGTTAATGACGAGTTGAATAAAACTGTGGCATCTACATAGTTGACAAGGTTTCAtgaaagccatataaggaaaaatagtCCCCGttccctggtagccatgttttcgACGAACCGGAACCATTTCCACACAAAGACAATACGTTACTGGAACAAATGTTTTGatcacatttcatgaagattcgatcttaatgttactttaagtatTTGTGTTACAAACTTTGTTACTTTGACATAGTAATCTAGTTTTAACCTCGCGTGACTCATCGATCTCGGCTAAGGTATAAATTtgacaaatgctctgaccaacgATCATGAAGATTGTAAATTAATGTGGCATCTATAGTTTTAACAACGTAAATGGTGACGACGGACGACAGGCGATTGACGACGCACGACGATTGACGGACAAAAAACGATCACAAAAGattaccatgagcacgttgtgctcatgtgAGTTAAAATACTATGTTTGGCTATGATAATACAAGCCTGCATTAACTAAGTCCCAGTTTTGATCCAGTAACTTTCAATAAAAGACATGTATCGTTAACCTGTTGGACTCAAGGGCAGGTTAGTACtctaatattttgttaaataaacaaacaaaacaaagatgcaacattaacaaaaattaaaaaaggtaaCCGTGTAGTATATCCTTACTTTGTGAAACACGTGATACTATGGACAGGCAATAATACAAAAGCTTGTTTTGATTCATTCTATATTATGTAACCATAACAAACATCAGGTTCATACATGGCCGGTTTCTAACATAACGTATGTCAAAATTGCTGTACAATAAGTAAAAGCGTTTCTTTCCAAAATAAGGATACCTTAATAACCTAAAGTAGACCGGTACAAACATTGATCTATATGTTAAAGACGCATGACATGatgcatttaaacaattttttaattaaccACCGAAAACTCACCCTTTAATTATGTTTAGTATACACAGTAGTCCATAGTAGTCTGACATTCTTTATATTTAACAACTGtttgtgttttagttttaaataatttaaaaaaaatcaaacagagTTCATTTGCAGACGGACTTTTATGTAACTATAAGGAAAAATGTGGTGATAATAAAGtagtattaattttaattaagtaaAA
This is a stretch of genomic DNA from Dreissena polymorpha isolate Duluth1 chromosome 7, UMN_Dpol_1.0, whole genome shotgun sequence. It encodes these proteins:
- the LOC127838587 gene encoding complement factor H-like — protein: MWGQIIIALVCASEILAHDCVIPSSSQFSRASYRRYHGRTASGKTIYDAGERLIVGTWIRVVCNKDRQGDAVLKVSNHLCSAGNWSPALPVCQEYARCGAPHRVENATASERITPYITFPHQTVVHYKCNAGFDKRGTIAYVKCVDGEWTSADVICVDRTTITSEKKENTEITTQNNVRIPITTARTIPLCIEPDISHGKLVKNVTSGYYDVICDVGFKVISPKSIRCLRGVWSEPIPQCDILRCPQLSANFTLYQSRRYSTRTGSGYAQPVGRALNSGLPHGAAVKINCGDDAYPTLGVERAWCHEGRWLPREPICKKYCARPASVNLNDANTQLLPVPKLVMDGVSVTQTCADGNTRMNYCADGSWLHGFLPCL